A region of Candidatus Eisenbacteria bacterium DNA encodes the following proteins:
- a CDS encoding 4-hydroxy-3-methylbut-2-enyl diphosphate reductase codes for MSEGGSNYYRKGLGMRGEILPALEHDYRSALVDYLRTHGRRLKCDDTTVVLAREFGFCYGVDRAVEYAYEARLRFPDKRIFITGEIIHNPWVNQRLQEMGIRRLPPPGSPGDRFAGLRREDVALIPAFGIEQEELRRLRELGAILVDTTCGSVLNVWKAVARYARQDRTSIIHGKVEHEETRATCSQVLLHGGEYVVVRDLDQARRICAFIEGRADLDGLLSDLRSATSPGFDPRRHLERIGLANQTTMLSSESLRIAEALRASFEARHGEDGAAERFASFETICSATQDRQDAVEELLQESPDLLLVIGGFNSSNTAHLVEIGRGRASTYHVQSSRDLISGRWIRHKPLGDPDPVVEGGWLPPGPILVGLTAGASTPNSEIGRTIERLLGFRGIEAARIANLIAGEEQR; via the coding sequence ATGAGCGAGGGCGGGTCGAACTACTATCGAAAGGGGCTGGGGATGCGGGGCGAGATCCTCCCCGCGCTCGAGCACGATTACAGGAGCGCCCTGGTCGACTACCTCCGCACCCACGGACGCCGCCTCAAGTGCGATGACACGACGGTGGTCCTCGCGAGGGAGTTCGGATTCTGTTACGGCGTGGATCGCGCGGTGGAGTACGCGTACGAGGCTCGTCTGCGATTCCCGGACAAGCGGATCTTCATCACCGGGGAGATCATCCACAATCCGTGGGTCAATCAACGCCTGCAGGAGATGGGGATCCGGCGCCTGCCGCCGCCGGGATCGCCCGGGGATCGGTTCGCCGGGCTCAGGCGCGAGGATGTCGCCCTGATTCCCGCCTTCGGAATCGAGCAGGAGGAGCTGCGGCGACTGCGGGAGCTTGGAGCGATCCTGGTCGACACGACCTGCGGCTCGGTTCTCAATGTCTGGAAGGCCGTCGCGCGCTACGCCCGCCAGGATCGCACCTCCATCATCCACGGAAAGGTGGAGCATGAAGAGACCAGGGCCACCTGTTCGCAGGTCCTCCTTCACGGCGGGGAGTACGTCGTTGTCCGCGATCTGGATCAGGCGCGTCGGATCTGCGCATTCATCGAGGGTCGAGCGGACCTCGATGGTCTCCTCTCGGATCTCAGGAGCGCGACGTCCCCAGGGTTCGATCCACGACGCCATCTCGAACGAATCGGGCTCGCGAACCAGACCACGATGCTCTCCTCTGAGTCGCTGCGAATCGCGGAGGCGCTGCGCGCGAGCTTCGAGGCGCGCCACGGCGAGGACGGCGCGGCCGAGAGATTCGCGAGCTTCGAGACGATCTGCAGCGCGACGCAGGATCGCCAGGACGCGGTCGAAGAGCTGCTCCAGGAGAGCCCCGATCTGCTGCTGGTGATCGGCGGATTCAACAGCAGCAACACGGCCCACCTTGTCGAGATCGGCCGGGGAAGGGCGAGTACCTACCACGTGCAGAGCAGCCGCGACCTGATCTCCGGGCGCTGGATCCGGCACAAGCCGCTCGGGGATCCGGACCCCGTTGTCGAGGGCGGGTGGCTGCCGCCGGGTCCCATTCTGGTTGGACTCACCGCCGGAGCCTCCACGCCGAATAGCGAGATCGGCCGCACGATCGAGAGGCTCCTCGGGTTCAGGGGAATCGAAGCGGCCCGCATCGCCAACCTGATCGCCGGGGAGGAACAGCGATGA
- a CDS encoding class I SAM-dependent methyltransferase has protein sequence MDRYRDANRELWNLWTGLHETSPQYDLRGFREGKCALKPIELVELGDVRGRSLLHLQCHFGLDTLSWARRGAAVTGVDFSDASVRLARSIAEETAIRAEFLCCDLYDLPRCLDRSFDIVFTSYGVLAWLPDLDGWARVVERFLNPGGIFYIVEIHPFSYVFDNGPGATDLRVTVPYFRSGDPLRFEEQGSYAAPDAPVRSISYEWPYPLGNVLTALIGAGLRIEYVREYPYTVYPALPFLRRGDDGLWRFPDGMIPIPLLFSLKARKEPPRQG, from the coding sequence GTGGATCGTTACCGCGATGCGAATCGGGAGCTGTGGAATCTCTGGACCGGGCTTCACGAGACGTCTCCTCAGTACGACCTGCGGGGGTTCAGGGAGGGGAAGTGCGCGCTCAAGCCGATCGAGCTGGTCGAGCTCGGGGATGTCCGGGGCAGATCGCTCCTTCACCTGCAATGCCACTTCGGTCTCGATACCCTCTCATGGGCGCGGAGGGGCGCAGCCGTGACCGGAGTCGACTTCTCGGACGCCTCGGTGCGCCTCGCGCGCTCGATCGCGGAGGAGACGGCGATCCGGGCGGAGTTTCTCTGTTGCGATCTCTACGATCTCCCTCGCTGCCTGGATCGATCGTTCGACATCGTCTTCACGTCGTACGGCGTTCTCGCGTGGCTTCCGGATCTCGATGGGTGGGCGCGGGTCGTTGAGAGGTTCCTCAATCCAGGCGGGATCTTCTACATCGTTGAGATCCATCCCTTCTCGTACGTGTTCGACAACGGCCCCGGGGCGACGGACCTGCGGGTCACAGTGCCCTACTTCCGCAGCGGTGACCCGCTGCGCTTCGAGGAACAGGGATCCTACGCCGCGCCGGACGCCCCGGTCCGCTCGATCAGCTACGAGTGGCCCTATCCTCTGGGGAATGTCCTGACGGCGCTCATCGGCGCGGGGCTTCGGATCGAGTACGTGCGCGAGTATCCGTACACGGTCTACCCCGCTCTTCCGTTTCTCAGGAGGGGAGACGATGGGCTCTGGAGGTTCCCCGACGGCATGATCCCGATCCCGCTCCTGTTCTCGCTGAAGGCAAGAAAGGAGCCTCCCCGGCAGGGCTGA